From Catenulispora sp. GP43, one genomic window encodes:
- a CDS encoding FAD-dependent monooxygenase yields the protein MPVPATEAEVLIVGGGPVGLTARALLERRGVSTVLVEKHATLSPFPRSRLVNVRTIEIFRSLGLAEPVAAGAFAPEYGRVRFRDTLRADDFATAAMIGINAPIPESPVIGVVTSQDRLEPVLLAAAHAPVRFGVELTGLTEDADGVTAVLLDRRQGTESRLRARYVLAADGANSTARDCEDTATAD from the coding sequence ATGCCGGTGCCAGCCACCGAGGCAGAGGTGCTGATCGTCGGCGGCGGGCCGGTCGGGCTCACCGCGCGGGCCCTGCTGGAACGCCGGGGCGTGTCGACCGTGCTGGTGGAGAAGCATGCCACGCTCTCGCCGTTCCCGCGGTCCCGGCTGGTCAACGTCCGGACGATCGAGATCTTCCGGTCCCTCGGGCTGGCCGAGCCCGTCGCGGCGGGCGCGTTCGCGCCGGAGTACGGCCGGGTCCGCTTCCGCGACACCCTGCGCGCGGACGACTTCGCCACGGCGGCGATGATCGGGATCAACGCCCCGATCCCCGAGAGCCCCGTGATCGGCGTGGTGACCTCGCAGGACCGGCTGGAACCGGTCCTGCTCGCCGCGGCGCACGCGCCGGTCCGCTTCGGCGTCGAGCTCACCGGCCTGACCGAGGACGCCGACGGCGTCACGGCTGTGCTCCTCGACCGCCGACAGGGTACGGAGTCACGGCTCCGCGCCCGCTATGTCCTAGCTGCCGACGGCGCGAACTCCACCGCCCGCGACTGCGAGGACACCGCGACCGCTGACTGA